One Triticum dicoccoides isolate Atlit2015 ecotype Zavitan chromosome 5B, WEW_v2.0, whole genome shotgun sequence genomic window carries:
- the LOC119307886 gene encoding COBRA-like protein 5 encodes MEELRKSMLVALILAVTCSVAVAYDPLDPTGNITIKWDIQSWTPDGYVAMVAMNNYQQYRQIMAPGWTLGWSWAKKEVIWSIVGAQATEQGDCSKFKGGIPHCCKHTPSVVDLLPGVPYNQQIANCCRGGVISAYGQDPAGSLSAFQVSVGLAGTTNKTVKLPKNFTLMGPGLGYTCGPATIVPSTVYWSADHRRKTQALMTWTVTCTYSQQLASRYPTCCVSFSSFYNSTIVPCAKCACGCGAHKSMGGRGGKSHSDGCIMGDSKRALTPGVNTPKKDGAQLLQCTNHMCPIRVHWHVKLNYKDYWRAKIAVTNFNYRMNYTQWTLVAQHPNLNNVTEVFSFQYKPLLPYGNINDTGMFYGLKLYNDLLMEAGPFGNVQSEVLMRKDDRTFTFSQGWAFPRKIYFNGDECKMPPPDSYPYLPNSAPLVTPRSVITAASACLLVLLLQVA; translated from the coding sequence ATGGAGGAGCTCCGCAAGTCTATGCTTGTGGCTTTGATCCTCGCGGTCACCTGCTCCGTTGCGGTTGCCTATGATCCCCTCGACCCGACAGGCAACATTACAATCAAGTGGGATATCCAGTCATGGACACCTGACGGGTACGTCGCCATGGTGGCGATGAACAACTACCAGCAGTACCGCCAGATCATGGCGCCTGGGTGGACGCTGGGGTGGTCGTGGGCCAAGAAGGAGGTGATCTGGTCCATCGTGGGAGCGCAGGCGACCGAGCAGGGCGACTGCTCCAAGTTCAAGGGCGGCATCCCGCACTGCTGCAAGCACACGCCCTCCGTCGTCGACCTCCTCCCCGGCGTCCCCTACAACCAGCAGATCGCCAACTGCTGCCGTGGCGGCGTCATCTCCGCCTACGGCCAGGACCCCGCCGGCTCGCTCTCGGCGTTCCAGGTCTCCGTGGGGCTCGCCGGGACCACCAACAAGACCGTGAAGCTGCCCAAGAACTTCACGCTCATGGGCCCCGGGCTCGGCTACACCTGCGGCCCCGCCACCATcgtcccctccaccgtctactggagCGCCGACCACCGGCGCAAGACGCAGGCGCTGATGACATGGACGGTGACCTGCACCTACTCGCAGCAGCTGGCGTCGAGGTACCCGACCTGCTgcgtctccttctcctccttctacaACAGCACCATCGTGCCGTGCGCCAAGTGCGCGTGCGGCTGCGGCGCCCACAAGAGCATGGGCGGCCGCGGCGGCAAGAGCCACAGCGACGGGTGCATCATGGGCGACTCCAAGCGGGCGCTGACCCCCGGGGTGAACACGCCCAAGAAGGACGGGGCGCAGCTGCTGCAGTGCACCAACCACATGTGCCCCATCCGGGTGCACTGGCACGTCAAGCTCAACTACAAGGACTACTGGCGCGCCAAGATCGCCGTCACCAACTTCAACTACCGCATGAACTACACGCAGTGGACGCTCGTCGCCCAGCACCCCAACCTCAACAACGTCACAGAGGTCTTCAGCTTCCAGTACAAACCCCTCCTCCCCTACGGGAACATCAACGACACCGGCATGTTCTACGGCCTCAAGCTCTACAACGACCTGCTCATGGAGGCCGGCCCCTTCGGCAACGTGCAGTCGGAGGTGCTCATGCGCAAGGACGATAGGACCTTCACCTTCAGCCAGGGATGGGCCTTCCCACGCAAGATCTACTTCAACGGCGACGAGTGCAAGATGCCGCCGCCCGACTCCTACCCCTACCTGCCCAACTCCGCGCCGCTTGTTACGCCGCGTTCCGTCATCACCGCTGCCTCGGCGTGCTTGCTCGTGCTGCTCCTGCAGGTGGCATGA